From Salipiger profundus, a single genomic window includes:
- a CDS encoding DUF808 domain-containing protein, with the protein MSGLLALLDDVAGIAKIAAASVDDISANAAKAGSKAVGVVVDDAAVTPKYVQGFEPARELPIIWRIARGSVFNKIVILLPAALLMAAFAPWLVPPLLILGGSYLCFEGAEKIVHVLMPHDEHSGGPDGSHDVGDPAHLEEKKVKGAIKTDFILSAEIMTLALSTIDATEVWIQAAVLALVGLGITALVYGAVAVIVKMDDVGLWLTQVGRLGATRAVGRGIVKGMPWVMKLLAFVGTAAMLWVGGSIIVHSLAQMGWPLPEETIHHYAEAVAHGVGADLQAAALWIATAAMDFVLGLAWGLVLVPVVTKLVMPLFGKAGAQH; encoded by the coding sequence ATGAGCGGACTTCTGGCGCTTCTCGACGACGTGGCGGGCATCGCCAAGATCGCGGCGGCCTCGGTCGACGACATCTCGGCCAACGCGGCCAAGGCCGGCTCGAAGGCGGTCGGGGTGGTCGTGGACGACGCGGCGGTGACCCCGAAATACGTTCAGGGCTTCGAGCCGGCCCGGGAATTGCCGATCATCTGGCGCATCGCCCGGGGCTCGGTGTTCAACAAGATCGTCATCCTGCTGCCCGCCGCGTTGCTCATGGCGGCCTTCGCGCCGTGGCTGGTGCCGCCGTTGCTGATCCTCGGCGGCTCCTATCTCTGTTTCGAGGGGGCGGAGAAGATCGTGCATGTCCTCATGCCGCACGACGAGCATTCCGGAGGGCCCGATGGCAGCCATGACGTTGGCGATCCGGCGCACCTCGAAGAGAAGAAGGTCAAGGGCGCGATCAAGACAGACTTCATCCTGTCGGCCGAAATCATGACTCTGGCGCTGTCCACCATTGACGCGACCGAGGTCTGGATCCAGGCGGCCGTGCTTGCCCTTGTCGGTCTCGGGATCACCGCTCTGGTCTACGGCGCGGTGGCGGTCATCGTGAAGATGGACGACGTCGGGCTCTGGCTGACCCAGGTCGGTCGTCTCGGCGCCACGCGGGCGGTCGGACGCGGCATCGTCAAGGGCATGCCCTGGGTGATGAAGCTGCTCGCGTTCGTGGGAACCGCTGCGATGCTCTGGGTCGGCGGCTCGATCATCGTGCATTCGCTGGCGCAGATGGGATGGCCCCTGCCGGAAGAAACCATCCACCACTACGCCGAGGCCGTGGCGCACGGCGTGGGCGCCGATCTGCAGGCCGCGGCGCTGTGGATCGCGACCGCCGCGATGGACTTCGTGCTCGGCCTCGCATGGGGACTCGTGCTCGTGCCGGTCGTCACCAAGCTGGTGATGCCGCTCTTCGGCAAGGCTGGCGCACAGCACTGA